The DNA sequence GTTCCGTACATCCTTTTGGGAGTCGGCCTCCTATTTCTTGCATTAGCGCTCGCATATATAAGAATGCGAAAGATAAAGAAGAATGTTGGTCAAGCAGATGTCTGTCCAGTAAAAGGGCATGAAAGAATTTCCTATTATGAACTTGAACAAGCAACAGAAGGATTCAGCGAAAGCAATTTGCTCGGTAGTGGGAGCTTCAGTAAGGTCTACAAAGGGATACTTACGGATGGAACTCTTGTGGCAGCAAAGGTATTCAACGTGGAATTGGAGGGTGCATTCAAAAGTTTTGATACAGAATGTGAGGTTTTGCGAAACCTCCGCCATCGAAATCTTACTAAAGTCATCACTAGTTGCTCCAACCCTGATTTCAAAGCCGTAATATTGGAATACATGCCTAATGGGACACTTGAAAAATGGCTGTACTCTCATAACTTCTTCTTAGACATAATGCAGAGATTAGATACAATGATAGACGTTGCATCTGCAATGGTCTATCTCCACAATGGCTATACAACAACCGTTGTGCATTGTGACTTGAAGCCAAGCAATGTCTTGCTAGATCAAGAAATGGTTGGCCATGTTAGTGATTTTGGCATTGCAAAATTGTTAGGTGCGGGGGAGACTTTTGTTCAAACAAGAACAATTGCAACCATCGGATATATCGCTCCAGGTATTAGAACTTTTTAAAGTTTCCTCATATCTTTAAACTACCCAAAATAATTCTTTCCCTTAAAAATTGCACTTAGGTTTAGCATATTCCTTGATAATTATGAAGTTCTTCTAATGATTTTTACCGAaggagagccttggagtaactggtaaagttgctgccatgtgactaggaggtcacgggttcaagcgtcggaaacagcctctggcagaaatgcaaggtaaggctgcgtacaatacacccttgtggtggggcccttccccggacaccgcgcaaataagtagctttagtgcaccgggctgccctttttttctAATCATTTTTACCATGCATGATTGTAGAGTATGGACAAGATGGTATAGTATCCACACGCTGCGATGTCTATAGTTTTGGCATCCTAATGATGGAGACGTTTACCAGAATGAAACCCAGTGATGAACTATTTTCCGGAGACTTGAGCCTACGAAGTTGGGTTGCTGATTTTTTTCCCAGTGGAATTCATCAGGTTGTGGATGCTAATCTGGTACGACCAGGGGAAGAACGAACCGACAGAAAGATGCAGTGCCTGATATCTATCATGAAACTAGCTTTGAGTTGCACCGTAGTGACACCTGATGCAAGAATTAGCATGGAAGATGCTCTTTCAACACTTAAAAAGACTAGGCTCCAGTTTATTAGTAATCGACGCTAGGTGGAACGAGCCTATCAGCTCTTCAATTTTTCTCGATTACCTATGTCGGTTGTGCTAAAGCTTTCAATTACGTTCAGGTACTTAACTTTGTTGATTCACGGATATTGTAGGAAACAACTAGTTTCTTGATATGCATAGTTTTGATGATATATAGAAGTCCAAAATCAGCTGCAGTATAGAAATAATTTGAAAGGAACGTCACGAAAATATACGATTGTTGTGTTGCTAATGAATACATATATTTCGAcagaactttttttttcttaaaaatggttttaattgtatTCATGAAAGGCACAAAGGTAGTACTGATATCTTGTACAAGTGAACAAAATATCAACAATATAGCCCTCTTCTAAACATAAAGGGATTGACAAACTTACTCGATCAAGATTCAAGGCTTTGTCTTCATGTAATTGAGCTTTTTCCCTCGGGCATTACTCTTTCCCCGTAAACTTAGTACATGAAACCTCGTCTGGTTGAAACATGAGCAGTTGCTAAAGAAATGAAGCTAATATCAGGTTTTCTTCATCTCTGCAAGTCTTCACGGCTGCTATGAGCTAGAGATACGAATAGCAACTATGCTTTCGGCCATTTGTTGTGCGATTTTAATAACGAAACTGTATAGGTTTAGTCTGCGAGAATTTCATCGTAAGAACAGGTAGTAACACAATCTCCATCAGGAAACAAGCAACCAAgaatcttcttccaaatacccattctCGGCACAAATCCATGTCTCACCATCTGCATCAACACCCAATCTAAATCTCCAAGAAGCTTACCATCACAAAGGCCGTGTATCATCACCTTATAAGACTCGAAACTTGGATTCACCCTCTTATCGATCATCAGACCCATAAAATCCTTTGCCTCCAAAAACCTCTTAGCATCAAGTAAAGCATACAACATCTCTTGATAAGTCCCCGGATTCGGATCACAACCTTTCACCATCACTTTCTTAAACATCTCAATCGCCTCGTCAACTCTCCCTACCTTCCTAAGCCCAAAAATCAACGTATTAAAAACGACAGCGTCAGCCTCAACACCCTCCCTTTCCATCCTCTCTAACAAACTCAAAGCCTCATCAACACGACCACGCACGCATAAAGCATGCATTACAGTCGCAAACGTTCTAACATTGGGTCGACAATTCTGTTTAGgaaattcatcaaacaccttataCACAGCATCAAACTCCCCACAACGACACAAACCTTTAACGATGATATTCAAACAACACTCATCAATCTCAACCCCCAACTCATATACACCACGCGTATACACCTTATCAACAACATCAAACTGCTTACTATTCACAAGCACATTCAACACAAAATTAAAAGTTCTAACACTAGGCCAACACTTATAACTAGGCATATCGAAAAGCATATCAATTGCACTATTAATTCTACCACCTAAATGAGCATAAATCTTTATCACATTATAGAAAAAATCATCAGAAAGTCTACATTTTCTTTCattcttgattttctccataaggatttcaatatcatcaaaattcTTGGATATTCCAAGATTCTTGATAACTATACTATAAATAGCTTCATTGGGTTTGTAATCTTTCCTTTCTGATATTAATGTTAGTACATGCACTGCTGAACTTGGGttctttagattttgaaaaaTCCTGATTACTTCATTTGGACTTAACCAATCTTTGTAGTTATTGATTTCAATTTCATCTGGATTTTGGATTCGAGATGATGAAAATGCTCCAAGATTCGATCTTCGCCCAAATGGGACGGCTCGATGTATTAAAGTTTTCGCTATCCACGAGGTTCGAGCAAGTGTCCGACCACGAGATGTAAACATTGCTCTATATGTTTTGGtggtgtttgaaaaaaaaaaaatgaacaaaggtGCACTCAGCACACACCTTACTAgtttactaatttattttatataagggGCAATTCGGCGTACTAAAACTTTTGTTGTGTGCGGAATTTGAAGAAGGGGCGAATTATAAAGATTTATTGTACGCAGCACACCCTACTAGTATACTCATTTAAACGAGGAGTATTTTGGTGCACTAAAGATTTTGCTGTGTGCAGAGTTCGGAAAAGGGCAAGACTGTAAAGATCTATTTTACGCAGCATACCCTACTAGTATACTCATTTATATAAGGAGCaattcggtgcactaaagcttttGTTGTGTGTGGAATTTGAAGAAGGGTCAGACTAAAGATCTATTTGTACGCAGCACACCCTACTAGAATACTCATTTA is a window from the Capsicum annuum cultivar UCD-10X-F1 unplaced genomic scaffold, UCD10Xv1.1 ctg5180, whole genome shotgun sequence genome containing:
- the LOC107857060 gene encoding pentatricopeptide repeat-containing protein At3g14580, mitochondrial-like: MFTSRGRTLARTSWIAKTLIHRAVPFGRRSNLGAFSSSRIQNPDEIEINNYKDWLSPNEVIRIFQNLKNPSSAVHVLTLISERKDYKPNEAIYSIVIKNLGISKNFDDIEILMEKIKNERKCRLSDDFFYNVIKIYAHLGGRINSAIDMLFDMPSYKCWPSVRTFNFVLNVLVNSKQFDVVDKVYTRGVYELGVEIDECCLNIIVKGLCRCGEFDAVYKVFDEFPKQNCRPNVRTFATVMHALCVRGRVDEALSLLERMEREGVEADAVVFNTLIFGLRKVGRVDEAIEMFKKVMVKGCDPNPGTYQEMLYALLDAKRFLEAKDFMGLMIDKRVNPSFESYKVMIHGLCDGKLLGDLDWVLMQMVRHGFVPRMGIWKKILGCLFPDGDCVTTCSYDEILAD